One genomic segment of Ictalurus furcatus strain D&B unplaced genomic scaffold, Billie_1.0 scf5, whole genome shotgun sequence includes these proteins:
- the LOC128604926 gene encoding myotubularin-like, with translation MVVRCSDGWDGTAQLTSLAMLMLDSHYRTLRGFQVLIEKEWISFGHKLASRVGLGDENHANSERSPLFVQFIDCVWQMMRQVSY, from the exons ATGGTGGTGCGCTGCAGTGACGGCTGGGACGGTACGGCTCAGCTCACCTCTCTGGCCATGCTGATGCTGGACTCGCACTACCGCACACTCAGGGGCTTCCAGGTACTGATCGAGAAGGAGTGGATCAGCTTCGGACACAAGCTGGCCTCG cGTGTCGGCCTTGGAGATGAGAATCACGCCAACTCGGAACGATCCCCTCTCTTTGTGCAGTTCATCGACTGTGTGTGGCAGATGATGAGACAGGTCAGCTACTGA